In Deinococcus psychrotolerans, a genomic segment contains:
- a CDS encoding response regulator transcription factor, translating to MLSQILIVEDDPHLGPLLRDYLSADYQVFHAATLAEAQNWLGTHSAQLILLDLNLPDGNGLDLVQSLRQYSSTPVLVLSARSHVQERVAGLNAGADDYLTKPFAMPELDARISALLRRTASGGSVNLGNTSLSTSSLTLTAEEQHVNLTEHESRILELMMRTPERVFSRADIESHLYGWETPNSNSVEVRISQLRKKLESVGSTLRVRTIRNVGYVLQA from the coding sequence ATGCTCTCACAGATTTTGATTGTCGAGGACGATCCCCATTTGGGGCCGCTGCTGCGCGATTACCTCAGCGCGGATTATCAGGTCTTTCACGCCGCCACCCTGGCCGAGGCCCAAAATTGGCTGGGCACGCACAGCGCCCAACTGATTTTGCTCGATCTCAACTTGCCCGACGGCAACGGCCTGGACTTGGTGCAGTCGCTGCGGCAGTACAGCTCGACACCGGTTTTGGTGCTCTCGGCCCGCAGCCACGTGCAGGAGCGGGTCGCGGGGCTCAATGCCGGAGCCGACGATTACCTCACCAAGCCGTTTGCCATGCCCGAACTTGACGCCCGCATCAGCGCTCTGCTGCGGCGCACCGCTTCGGGCGGTAGCGTCAATCTGGGCAACACCAGCTTGTCGACCAGTAGTCTGACACTCACCGCCGAGGAGCAGCACGTCAACCTCACCGAGCACGAGTCGCGCATCCTGGAGCTGATGATGAGGACGCCCGAGCGGGTCTTTTCGCGGGCCGACATCGAATCTCACCTCTACGGCTGGGAAACGCCCAACTCCAACAGCGTGGAAGTGCGAATTTCGCAGCTCCGCAAAAAACTGGAATCGGTGGGCAGCACCCTGAGGGTTCGCACCATCCGCAACGTCGGCTACGTCTTGCAGGCGTAG
- a CDS encoding ABC transporter ATP-binding protein, producing MSAPASSKVASPTVVTSPTAAEVPTLKLMRRLFAYKPALFAFNVAAWTSFHTLPAIFSYFVSRIFAHLGEAQTLGSAGQAASVRQTAITAAWLAVAYFAAARFARFGVFYFAVRAWFKIWFTLDALLRRNLLAHLLLASGSRRLPDTPAEAVSRFRDDVDDVAANTEAWLDAGGFLLYSVIAITLMWRVDSTITLVICAPLLLVIIFVQRLTPQIRSYRRRMRQATARVTDFIGETFGAVSAVKLSARETQMVGHLSDLGETRKAAALRDVLLTELIKGVNINMINLGVGAVLLLGANLILKGQMTIGDFVLFFALLPRLTGSMGYFGDMIARHRRTGVSFERMQRLLQDAPMSEMVAHHPLYLDKENLEGGPPAVPPRREAAPFESLQVRHLSAVHDSGRGILDASFDLKRGEFVVITGRIGSGKSTLVRALLGLIPAGGEITWNGDVVSDPASFFVPPRSAYTAQLPQLFSDSLRDNVLMGAPDEDGSALAQALKLAVMQQDLSELPQGLSTQVGARGVKLSGGQLQRSAVARMLAQQADLLIFDDVSSALDAETERQLWAGLAGELPDATCLVVSHRRAALLRADRIIVLDEGRVVDQGQLGELLSRSGQMQALWSGEVGSGEVGSGEVGSAEVESAETDLDAQPGLAPNL from the coding sequence ATGAGCGCTCCCGCTTCTTCCAAAGTGGCCTCCCCAACAGTCGTCACCTCCCCCACAGCGGCCGAAGTCCCGACCCTCAAGTTGATGCGCCGCTTGTTTGCTTACAAGCCTGCGCTGTTTGCCTTCAACGTGGCGGCTTGGACGAGCTTTCACACCTTGCCCGCCATTTTCAGCTATTTCGTCTCAAGGATTTTTGCTCACTTGGGCGAGGCCCAGACTTTAGGCAGCGCGGGACAAGCAGCCTCGGTTCGGCAAACCGCGATCACGGCGGCTTGGCTGGCCGTCGCGTACTTCGCTGCCGCCCGCTTTGCCCGCTTCGGGGTGTTTTACTTCGCAGTTCGGGCGTGGTTCAAAATTTGGTTTACCTTAGACGCTTTGCTGCGCCGCAATTTGCTGGCCCACCTGCTGCTGGCTTCCGGTTCGCGCCGCCTCCCCGACACCCCCGCCGAGGCGGTCAGCCGCTTCCGCGACGACGTGGACGACGTGGCCGCCAACACCGAAGCCTGGCTAGACGCGGGCGGATTCCTGCTTTACAGCGTCATTGCCATCACCCTGATGTGGCGGGTCGATTCCACCATCACCTTGGTCATCTGCGCTCCCCTGCTGCTGGTGATCATTTTCGTGCAGCGCCTCACACCGCAAATTCGCAGTTACCGCCGCCGGATGCGTCAGGCCACCGCCCGCGTCACCGACTTTATCGGCGAAACCTTCGGGGCCGTCAGCGCCGTCAAGCTCTCGGCGCGTGAGACGCAGATGGTGGGGCACCTCAGCGACTTGGGCGAAACCCGCAAGGCGGCGGCGCTGAGAGACGTGCTGCTGACCGAGCTGATCAAAGGCGTCAACATCAACATGATCAACCTCGGCGTGGGCGCGGTGCTGCTGCTGGGCGCAAACCTGATCTTGAAAGGGCAGATGACCATCGGCGACTTCGTGCTGTTTTTTGCGCTGCTGCCGCGCCTAACCGGCTCGATGGGTTACTTCGGCGACATGATCGCCCGCCACCGCCGCACCGGGGTCAGCTTTGAGCGGATGCAGCGTCTCCTGCAAGACGCGCCGATGAGCGAAATGGTGGCCCACCACCCGCTGTATCTGGACAAGGAGAATTTGGAGGGCGGGCCGCCGGCCGTGCCCCCACGCCGTGAAGCCGCGCCGTTCGAGAGCTTGCAGGTGCGTCACCTCAGCGCCGTGCATGACAGCGGGCGCGGCATACTCGACGCTTCGTTCGACCTCAAACGCGGCGAATTCGTGGTGATCACCGGACGCATCGGCAGCGGCAAAAGCACTTTGGTTCGCGCCCTGCTGGGCCTGATTCCGGCGGGCGGCGAGATCACTTGGAACGGGGACGTCGTCAGCGATCCCGCTTCATTTTTTGTGCCGCCCCGCAGCGCCTACACTGCGCAGTTGCCGCAACTGTTCAGCGACAGCCTGAGAGACAACGTGCTGATGGGCGCACCCGACGAAGACGGCAGCGCTCTGGCACAGGCGCTTAAATTGGCCGTCATGCAGCAGGATTTGAGCGAGTTGCCGCAGGGCTTATCGACCCAAGTCGGAGCGCGGGGCGTCAAACTGTCGGGCGGGCAACTCCAGCGCTCAGCCGTGGCGCGGATGCTGGCGCAGCAAGCCGATCTGCTGATCTTTGATGACGTCTCCAGCGCCCTCGACGCCGAAACCGAGCGCCAACTCTGGGCGGGCCTGGCGGGTGAACTCCCCGACGCCACCTGCTTGGTGGTCTCGCACCGACGCGCCGCCCTGCTGCGGGCCGACCGGATCATCGTGCTGGATGAAGGCCGCGTCGTGGATCAAGGCCAGTTGGGCGAACTGCTTTCCCGCAGCGGGCAAATGCAGGCGCTGTGGAGTGGTGAGGTGGGGAGTGGTGAGGTGGGGAGTGGCGAAGTGGGGAGCGCAGAGGTGGAAAGCGCGGAAACCGACCTTGACGCGCAGCCCGGGTTGGCTCCCAACCTTTAA
- a CDS encoding ABC transporter ATP-binding protein, with amino-acid sequence MSAPAASSAPALRVLGTYLLPMWPRVLLLAALLIGSVLLTLTLPQLIARFVDTATAALGKNGAGLSALPSLTRLSLSYIGVALVVQLLSAGATYLGAIIGWSATNRLRSDLLAHLLSLDMSYHKERTPGEMIERIDGDVTALSNFFSQFAVRVFGAALLLTGSVVMFFREEAWLGLGVLAFVALTLYGMNHVRRRGIEPTRHEREGSAKLFGFIEERLSGLDDVRSLGGGEYTLRKFLGVQRGYFQRLMTAGVERTAVWQFSMLMFTLGYVGVIGAAVGLYGSGAITIGTALLLYQYMSMVEEPIDQLTQQLQDVQKAGASLLRVGEILSLTSALPSGTQHLPAGALSLEFEDVSFAYEGEDDARVLSHLTFTLGAGRTLGLLGRTGSGKSTLTRLVSRLYDPTSGRVKLGGVSTVDADLTSLRSRIAVVTQDVQLFQASVRDNLTFFDAHIPDERVREALAEVGLLGWAESLPEGLSTRLPAGSLSAGEAQLLAFARVMLQDPGVILLDEPSSRLDPATEARLTAAMQRLLTSRSAVVIAHRLDTVARADDILVLGAGKVLEFGTREQLARDPNSQYAKLLAAAQYSELDDLPADLAAEIREVLA; translated from the coding sequence ATGTCTGCGCCCGCTGCTTCTTCCGCTCCAGCCCTCAGAGTGCTGGGAACTTATCTGCTGCCGATGTGGCCGCGTGTACTGCTGCTGGCCGCTCTCCTGATCGGCAGTGTGCTGCTGACCCTGACTTTGCCGCAACTGATCGCCCGCTTTGTCGATACGGCGACGGCGGCGCTCGGCAAAAACGGCGCGGGCCTGAGCGCTTTGCCCAGCCTGACCCGCCTGAGCCTGAGCTATATCGGCGTGGCCTTGGTGGTGCAGCTGCTCTCAGCGGGCGCAACCTATCTGGGAGCCATCATTGGTTGGAGTGCCACCAACCGCCTCCGGAGCGACTTACTGGCCCACCTGCTCTCGCTGGACATGAGCTACCACAAAGAGCGCACCCCCGGCGAAATGATCGAGCGCATCGACGGCGACGTCACAGCGCTCAGCAACTTTTTTTCGCAGTTCGCGGTGCGGGTATTCGGCGCGGCTTTGCTGCTGACCGGCAGCGTGGTGATGTTTTTCAGGGAAGAAGCCTGGCTGGGCCTCGGCGTACTGGCGTTCGTGGCGCTGACGCTCTACGGAATGAACCACGTGCGGCGGCGCGGGATCGAACCCACCCGCCACGAGCGCGAGGGCAGCGCCAAGTTGTTCGGCTTTATCGAGGAGCGCTTGTCGGGCTTAGACGACGTGCGCTCACTCGGCGGCGGCGAGTACACCCTTCGCAAGTTTTTGGGCGTGCAACGCGGCTATTTTCAGCGCCTGATGACGGCGGGCGTCGAGCGGACGGCGGTTTGGCAATTCAGCATGTTGATGTTTACCCTCGGCTACGTCGGCGTCATCGGCGCAGCGGTGGGCCTGTACGGTTCGGGCGCGATCACCATCGGCACGGCGCTGCTGCTCTACCAGTACATGAGCATGGTCGAAGAGCCGATTGACCAGCTGACCCAGCAGCTTCAAGACGTGCAAAAAGCCGGGGCCAGCTTGCTGCGGGTCGGTGAAATCCTGAGCCTCACGTCCGCGTTGCCGTCCGGCACACAGCACTTGCCCGCCGGAGCGCTGTCCCTGGAATTTGAGGACGTGTCGTTTGCCTACGAAGGCGAGGACGACGCCCGCGTGCTGAGCCACCTCACCTTCACGCTCGGCGCGGGCCGCACCTTGGGCCTGCTGGGCCGTACCGGCAGCGGCAAATCCACCCTGACCCGCTTGGTGTCGCGCCTCTACGATCCGACTTCCGGCCGCGTCAAGCTGGGCGGCGTGTCGACCGTGGACGCCGATCTGACCTCGCTAAGAAGCCGAATCGCGGTGGTGACTCAAGACGTGCAACTCTTTCAAGCTTCGGTGCGCGACAACCTGACTTTTTTCGACGCTCACATCCCCGACGAGAGGGTGCGGGAAGCGCTGGCCGAAGTCGGCTTACTGGGCTGGGCCGAGAGCTTACCAGAGGGCCTGAGTACCCGTTTGCCAGCCGGCAGCTTGTCGGCTGGCGAAGCGCAACTGCTGGCCTTTGCCCGCGTGATGCTGCAAGACCCCGGCGTGATTTTGCTCGACGAACCCAGCAGCCGCCTCGATCCAGCCACCGAAGCCCGATTGACGGCGGCCATGCAGCGCCTCCTGACCAGCCGCAGCGCCGTCGTGATTGCCCACCGCCTCGACACAGTGGCCCGCGCCGACGACATCTTGGTGCTGGGCGCGGGAAAAGTGCTGGAATTCGGTACACGTGAGCAGCTGGCCCGCGACCCCAACAGCCAGTACGCCAAGCTGCTGGCCGCCGCCCAGTACAGCGAACTCGACGACTTGCCCGCCGATTTGGCTGCCGAAATCCGTGAGGTGCTGGCATGA
- a CDS encoding metalloenzyme domain protein gives MSGVIWLALDGVGHPEDAPSGSVWEQDLPTLRPIIDAGLALDTTLGVAGLPQSGTGQSCWLTGQNAVRLMGKGGAGEHFGPHPGPTLQALLRESALPVRLKQAGLSAALLNFYPPGYFAAHAKRPRYGCFPFSFLAAGLALNPLDLPSISPTLGLRYGSPWAATQTLSELAYMGEQVARAAQHRDLLVLDLWLSDLLGHEGKPDAPPELGAAGRRYMQHLDAFLGGVLGAGGRAVISSDHGNFEDLRIKSHTTARVPFAGSGVDLGRPHDIVQAGAVMAGWFGLLERTHS, from the coding sequence ATGAGCGGCGTCATCTGGTTGGCCTTAGACGGCGTGGGCCACCCCGAAGACGCGCCGAGCGGCTCGGTCTGGGAACAAGACTTACCCACCCTGCGCCCCATCATTGACGCTGGGCTCGCACTTGACACCACTTTGGGCGTCGCGGGCCTGCCGCAGTCTGGCACTGGCCAGAGCTGCTGGCTGACTGGGCAGAATGCGGTGCGGTTGATGGGCAAAGGCGGCGCGGGCGAACACTTCGGGCCGCACCCCGGCCCCACTTTGCAGGCCCTCCTGCGTGAGTCGGCGCTGCCGGTACGCTTAAAGCAGGCGGGCCTGAGCGCGGCGCTGCTCAACTTTTATCCGCCGGGTTACTTTGCCGCCCACGCCAAACGCCCCCGCTACGGCTGTTTTCCGTTCAGCTTTCTGGCTGCAGGCTTGGCCCTCAATCCGCTCGACTTGCCCAGCATTTCCCCAACTTTGGGCCTGCGTTACGGCTCACCGTGGGCGGCCACCCAGACCTTGAGCGAGTTGGCTTATATGGGTGAGCAAGTGGCGAGGGCAGCCCAGCACCGCGATTTATTGGTGCTGGATTTGTGGCTCAGCGACCTGCTCGGCCACGAAGGCAAACCGGACGCGCCGCCGGAACTGGGCGCGGCGGGTCGGCGCTACATGCAGCACCTCGACGCTTTTTTGGGCGGCGTTCTCGGCGCGGGCGGGCGGGCCGTCATCAGCAGCGATCACGGCAACTTTGAAGATTTGCGTATCAAGTCGCACACCACCGCGCGGGTGCCGTTTGCGGGCAGCGGCGTGGACTTGGGCCGTCCCCACGACATCGTGCAGGCGGGAGCAGTGATGGCTGGTTGGTTCGGGCTGCTTGAGCGGACGCACAGCTGA
- a CDS encoding phytoene desaturase family protein, with product MPDFDVLVMGAGHNALVTAAYAAQAGLKVGVFERRHIVGGAVSTEELVPGYRFDYGGSAHILIRMTKVVQELELSRYGLHYLEVDPMFQASDGETPWFMYRDAERTIDELNQIFPGQGDAYRKFLSDWTPFADAVADLFNSAPGPLELGKMLVNSGKGRDMSRQLATILRPYGDVARETFSEERVRAPLTWMAAQSGPPPSDPLSAPFLLWHPLYHQGGVARPKGGSGGLTKALRLAIEENGGQVFVNAPVKRILVENGKATGIELEDGSRFTGRSVVAGSHILTTAATLPDEYVPEAAKRVRVGNGFGMILRLALNGKVKYRNHTEPDSRVALGLLIKNERQLMKAYGEYLAGEPTTDPPIIAMSFSAVDDALAPPGCDVLWLWAQYYPYELASGTWESRVAEARDNILTAFEHYAPGTRDMIVGELVQTPQWLESNLGLHRGNVMHLEMSFDQMFSFRPWMQASQYKWPGVKGLYLTGASTHPGGGIMGASGRNAARVLIHDMTRRKVWGLGK from the coding sequence ATGCCCGATTTTGACGTACTGGTGATGGGCGCGGGTCACAACGCCCTGGTGACAGCGGCGTATGCCGCGCAAGCGGGCCTCAAGGTCGGCGTTTTTGAGCGGCGGCACATCGTCGGCGGAGCGGTGAGCACCGAAGAACTGGTGCCCGGCTACCGCTTCGACTACGGCGGCAGCGCCCACATTCTGATTCGGATGACCAAAGTGGTGCAGGAACTGGAACTCAGCCGTTACGGCCTGCATTACTTGGAAGTCGATCCGATGTTTCAGGCCTCCGATGGTGAAACGCCCTGGTTCATGTACCGCGACGCCGAGCGCACCATCGACGAACTCAACCAGATTTTCCCGGGGCAGGGCGACGCTTACCGCAAGTTCCTGTCTGACTGGACGCCGTTTGCCGACGCGGTGGCCGATCTGTTCAACTCCGCGCCCGGCCCGCTTGAACTCGGCAAGATGCTGGTCAACAGCGGCAAGGGCCGCGACATGAGCAGGCAACTCGCCACCATTTTGCGCCCTTACGGCGACGTGGCCCGCGAGACCTTCAGCGAAGAACGGGTGCGTGCGCCCCTGACCTGGATGGCCGCTCAGTCCGGCCCGCCCCCGTCCGACCCGCTCAGCGCTCCCTTTTTGCTGTGGCACCCGCTCTACCACCAGGGCGGCGTGGCGCGGCCCAAAGGTGGCAGCGGCGGCCTGACCAAAGCGCTCAGGTTGGCGATTGAAGAAAACGGCGGGCAAGTCTTTGTCAACGCTCCCGTCAAGCGGATTCTGGTGGAAAACGGCAAGGCCACCGGCATTGAACTCGAAGACGGCAGCCGCTTCACGGGCCGCTCGGTGGTGGCGGGCAGTCACATTCTGACCACTGCCGCCACTCTGCCCGACGAATATGTGCCGGAAGCGGCCAAGCGGGTGCGCGTCGGCAACGGCTTTGGGATGATTTTGCGGCTGGCCCTGAATGGCAAGGTCAAATACCGCAACCACACCGAGCCGGACTCGCGGGTGGCGCTGGGCCTGCTGATCAAAAACGAGCGCCAACTGATGAAGGCTTACGGCGAATACCTGGCCGGAGAACCCACCACCGACCCGCCGATCATCGCCATGAGTTTCAGCGCGGTGGACGACGCTCTGGCCCCTCCCGGCTGCGACGTGCTGTGGCTGTGGGCGCAGTATTACCCGTATGAGCTGGCGTCTGGAACGTGGGAAAGCCGGGTGGCCGAGGCCCGCGACAACATCCTGACCGCCTTCGAGCACTACGCCCCCGGCACCCGCGACATGATCGTGGGCGAACTGGTGCAGACCCCGCAGTGGCTGGAAAGCAATCTGGGCCTGCACCGGGGCAACGTGATGCACCTGGAGATGTCATTCGACCAGATGTTTTCGTTCCGGCCCTGGATGCAGGCCAGCCAGTACAAATGGCCGGGCGTCAAGGGGCTGTACCTGACCGGCGCGAGTACCCACCCCGGCGGCGGCATCATGGGCGCGTCGGGCCGGAACGCGGCGCGGGTGCTGATTCACGACATGACGCGGCGCAAAGTCTGGGGGCTGGGCAAATGA
- a CDS encoding carotenoid biosynthesis protein — MTYLQYHLTFILPLLLLLIGLTWWQTRRGQPVAGEFRPENKWAWTTFLLFPLIPMLYTTPWDNYLVFKQVWNYPPERVLGRLLYVPYEEYAFFALQTLITGLWLYFLLRRSGPPRISASPLLTRWGLAGLWLGVAFAGVVMLRFEPTFYMGLILAWAAPVLAGLSAFGGDLVMGRPRLFWLATIPPTLYLWATDLFAIHNGIWSISPRYTLGWNLGGVLPVEEMIFFLITNLLIATGLMAFLHPVALTRVNVLKQVFQPWQGFLLLYALLKIPVPLWPDGFPLLGTLSTGALFLAGLSWAWQKVGPKSLILAALAFGVGLGVEVLGTRTGFPFGSYSYAGAPGLTLLSVPLLVPLGWFAMTLSAALLTRGRAWLAGLLLVAWDIGLEPLMTAQGFWAWSDARALWAGAPIQNFVGWWAVGAGLVWAFGKIAPELYQVVGKAQASLPADFRLAYLIEAAFLPFGLLLLGLPLAALLTAVAMGAAVWAVLRNSAVSAKRVRSHDQPT, encoded by the coding sequence ATGACTTACCTTCAGTACCACCTCACCTTCATCTTGCCGCTGCTGCTGCTGCTGATCGGCTTGACGTGGTGGCAAACCCGTCGGGGGCAGCCGGTAGCGGGAGAGTTCCGACCCGAGAACAAATGGGCCTGGACGACTTTTTTGCTGTTCCCGCTGATCCCCATGCTGTACACGACGCCTTGGGACAACTACTTGGTGTTCAAGCAGGTCTGGAATTATCCGCCGGAAAGGGTACTGGGCCGCCTGCTGTACGTGCCTTATGAGGAGTACGCCTTCTTCGCTTTGCAAACGCTGATCACGGGGCTGTGGCTGTACTTTTTGCTGCGGCGCTCCGGCCCGCCGCGCATTTCTGCCTCGCCGCTGCTGACGCGCTGGGGCTTGGCGGGTTTGTGGCTGGGTGTGGCGTTTGCGGGCGTGGTGATGCTGCGCTTTGAGCCGACCTTCTATATGGGGCTGATCTTGGCGTGGGCCGCTCCCGTTTTGGCAGGGCTGTCGGCTTTTGGCGGCGACTTGGTGATGGGCAGGCCGCGCCTGTTTTGGCTGGCGACCATCCCGCCGACTTTGTATTTGTGGGCCACTGATCTCTTTGCCATCCACAACGGTATCTGGAGCATTTCGCCGCGCTACACCCTCGGTTGGAATCTGGGCGGGGTCTTGCCCGTTGAGGAAATGATCTTTTTCCTGATCACCAACCTGCTGATCGCGACGGGCCTGATGGCCTTTTTACATCCGGTGGCGCTCACGCGGGTCAACGTCCTCAAACAGGTATTTCAGCCGTGGCAGGGCTTTTTGCTGCTCTACGCGTTGCTCAAAATTCCGGTTCCTTTGTGGCCGGACGGGTTCCCACTCCTCGGCACGCTGAGTACCGGGGCGCTCTTTTTGGCGGGCCTGAGTTGGGCTTGGCAGAAAGTCGGCCCGAAATCGCTGATTCTGGCGGCGCTGGCCTTTGGCGTCGGACTGGGCGTGGAAGTGCTGGGCACGCGCACCGGCTTTCCGTTTGGCAGCTACAGTTACGCGGGCGCACCGGGCCTCACCTTGCTGAGCGTGCCGCTGCTGGTGCCGCTGGGCTGGTTTGCCATGACTTTATCGGCGGCGCTGCTGACCAGGGGCCGCGCTTGGCTGGCGGGCCTGCTTTTGGTGGCGTGGGACATCGGCCTGGAGCCGCTGATGACCGCGCAGGGCTTTTGGGCTTGGAGTGACGCCAGAGCGCTGTGGGCTGGAGCGCCGATTCAAAACTTCGTGGGCTGGTGGGCGGTGGGCGCGGGGCTGGTGTGGGCCTTTGGCAAGATTGCGCCGGAACTGTATCAGGTTGTAGGCAAGGCGCAGGCCTCTCTCCCGGCTGATTTCCGCCTCGCCTACTTGATCGAAGCCGCTTTCTTGCCGTTCGGCTTGTTGCTGCTCGGCTTGCCGTTGGCGGCTCTTTTGACCGCTGTGGCAATGGGTGCGGCGGTTTGGGCAGTGCTGAGAAACAGTGCGGTCTCGGCCAAACGCGTGAGATCACATGACCAACCCACCTGA